Proteins encoded together in one Hevea brasiliensis isolate MT/VB/25A 57/8 chromosome 16, ASM3005281v1, whole genome shotgun sequence window:
- the LOC110648121 gene encoding protein phosphatase inhibitor 2-like, translated as MFNCQSLHIVYYFLVFEIRTRIKWDEANLREIEKEKPVRKKIAEPKTPYHPMIEEDGYVSPVRDFVGYRDSAAHAAAIRNALDKIISSQKHFTHFRDAASGGDEITNDLEHDEGFQIISYYTVIL; from the exons ATGTTTAACTGTCAATCTCTGCATATAGTTTACTACTTCCTTGTTTTTGAAATTAGGACCCGCATAAAATGGGATGAAGCTAATCTGAGAGAAATTGAGAAAGAAAAGCCTGTCAGGAAAAAAATTGCTGAACCGAAGACACCATATCATCCTATGATTGAGGAAGATG GCTATGTGTCTCCTGTAAGGGATTTTGTTGGATACAGGGATTCTGCTGCACATGCTGCAGCTATAAGAAATGCATTGGATAAAATAATTTCAAGCCAGAAGCATTTCACCCATTTTAGGGACGCGGCATCTGGTGGGGATGAGATAACCAATGACCTGGAGCATGATGAAGGTTTTCAGATTATTAGCTATTACACAGTCATTCTTTAA